The sequence below is a genomic window from Uranotaenia lowii strain MFRU-FL chromosome 2, ASM2978415v1, whole genome shotgun sequence.
GTGAAATTCATATAGCCGTTTGCTGGCAATGCAAAGACACAtccaatttacgtgaaaatccagtgatccgccaagtacaaagggatttggtgcattctatgtgatgttcacgtagCTCTGAATAACGTATTCAcgtaaaatttatgtgagagagTACAGAACATACTCAATATGGCTTCCATTCAATAGTTGGTGCtggtagttagaaaaattacgGATGAGGGAGAAGCTGATTTTCCGtaagtaataaaaattttatattgtgACTGTTGTTTACATGCATCTTTTCCTTTTCAAATAGAACTTGGAATTGGCCAGCTACGACGGACAGACAACCACCAAAAGGATCATCGAACCAATTTTTGCGACAATATTGTGAAGTGAAATAAGTGAAGTGTAGTGTGATGATTAGTCGAAACAATAAATGTGTCTGCaaaaccaaaacatttttattaatttgttgaGAAAGACTCACTACGTTCATATTACAATATAATCTATGTGAAATGCATGTAGCAGAACGAATCCCTATTCACATACGATCTACGTGAACGGTCACATTGAGTTCACCTACAACACATATGAGAATTATGTGAATTCTGCTTGCTacgcgagctctgtttgctacctgaaattcacgtaggtttcacatgattttcagggtggcaaaaatctatgtatattttcacgtagcggtaatgtgaaaagttttttcggtgcACAGTGAAAAGTGAAGCTGATGGTACTCACCCAATACTAATTTGGAGCCATTTATTTTATTAGCACGGCTAAGATCAGTCCTGGATACAGTTTTCGATttaatttacacgaattttcataatttcacaaaaaactTTACGCGACGAAGCATAACGTCGTAAAAACCAACCTGACGAATTGTTTTTAGCGACCTTTTGCATCCCGGCAAATACACGGCAACGCATAATGACGCAAAAACCAAATCGcactgaaaaatgaaaaagtcatcatacgtcctaaattcaaatcattgtgtaaaagttaatttctgataaaatgaaaccaattttttaccAAAGATAAAGTACATGCTTATCAATAGTTTGCAGCAAATAACTCAGTTTtatttatattggttcatacgacctaatcaaaacaaactctagaattattTATTAAGCAATAATATTATCATTGCTTAATAAAATCCGTTTTtcctaaactttttttcaattgttaatAAGTGACATCCCTACTTTCAAAGCTGCACGCTGCATCCCAAAAAGGGGAATTCAGCACGCAGTCACGCACCTAAAGAAAAAGCGGATGAAAAGACCGAATCATTTTCGCTGCTGTGCAAATCGGTCAAAAGTGGGGTTTTCGTGATCCGCGAgtgaaaatttgggaaaaagttGTGTTTTCGTTGtgctttctattttttataacattataTAGGTTAAAGATTAACCCGTGAACGAGAATCAACTGAAGTTTCCAGAGGTAAGCTGTTATTTACTGATATTTTCAGCGGGGCCGGTAGGCTCACGATTTTTCACGTCTGGTTTCAATTGGTCGGAAAATCCATCATGGCGACACCGATCCATtaggaaaaatttaattgaagcaATTGAATGGACCTTCGAAAGTGTATAGTAAATTTAACTGGGTTACTGCCGCTTTAATTCGGTGGTATAAATGTTAAGGGTTGTTGACTTTATGGGTGCTGTTGCGTGTTTAGAGAGAAGAGCATTCGGTCAGACGAACTGAATAAATTGATTCATTGAGGGTGAAAACTCATATCGATCGATCCTTGGCAATCTGTGGACGGAGTTTTTTTCCTAACCGATATCTGTCTTTTTTCCTATAGATGAACCGAATCGAATTGCCGGAGGTGGAGGAGCTGAACGGGATTATGTCCGAAGCCAATATTTCGGACAATCCGCCAGCCAACTTCCCTAAGCAGCGAAAATCCGGTGGGCCGGGAAAGAAGACGGCCCCTGTTAAGCAGCAGGAAACGGTTCCTATCGAGGAAGCTCTGAAGACCGAACTAACCGGAACGGCAAACACCAAGACGCCCATCTCGGTGCTGCAAGAATTGCTAAGTCGCCGGGGCATCACCCCCCAGTACGATCTGATTCAGGTCGAAGGGGCCGTCCATGAGCCGACGTTTCGTTATCGTGTGTCCTATCAGGACAAGGACGGTAAGAAGGCTGGGTTTTTCGatatgagttttgatttttaacacttGGTTCTATTTCACAGCCATGGGAACTGGGAAGTCCAAAAAGGAGGCCAAACATGCTGCGGCCAAAGCGCTTATCGATAAGTTGACTGGAATTTCGTTCAACGAAACCCAGCTGGGTAACGTGAACATTAAATCCGAGTGAGTATCACTATTTGCTTTGTTAAATGAAGCGTAGAGAAATAAGCggtttttaattaaatcttAATAATAACCGAGCAATTCTCATTAACTACTTTATGGaggttttttaaagtcaaaattttttctgtTCTCAACCCCAAGTATTAATCACTTTACTAAACcagaaattgttgaaaacttcAATGATATTGGCGACTCTAAAACAATCTCAAACGCCCTGAAGTTTGGAAaagaaattgtaatttttttcatattacgatttctaattttctatgttttaatatttttctattctgtcatttaaaaaaaatctgattgtttccatttgctcagttttctataataattataatcttataattttttagttgtttaaacgttctcaatttcttctttttttcaattttcttttttttttaagttttcaactttattttcaattttgtccaataatttttattttatcaattattcCAGGTGGTTAgcataaagtcatttggcataaagccgtaTTGCATaacgccgtttggcataaaagtcgtttggcattatGCCACACGGCgatatgccaaatgactttcgACCAAACTTCGTAGGACCATTCCAGGCAtctctatttttcaattttctcatttttaaaatttcctctTACATATCTCAAgtttctctatttttttcaattttgttatttttaagttttaagttcgtAAGAtttcttaaatcatgtaaagtttctcattttttgaaattttctcgatttttttcaattttttttttgttattattttgtgtttaattttctcagttattgtttacaattttttcaaattttttttatcatatttcgtACTTTgcgtatttttattatttgtaaatttctatttttttctatttctattttttttttcaaccttctcattgttattttttttttttttcaattttctcaaaaattttgagCTTGGGAGTATGAACAGCTGAGGCTTGAGTGATgagacttaagacctgagacataagaaaTGAGATTTGAGACCCGAGGTCTAAGTCCTGATacatgatgagttttgaaccacaaCACATCATATGAACAACCTGCTCATCAGTATGTTAGTTGCTTTTGAGAAAAGTGTTATCAATTTGAATATTGTAGCTGAtgctaaatatttcacttgaaAACGAACAACGgtttaacaattttgtgaatCTCAAATATCATCGCCAGGAACAACACAAACGGCGACGAGGAAACCAGTGGCAACCCGATCGGCTGGCTGCAGGAAATGTGCATGGCTCGCCGTTGGCCGCCACcaacgtacgaaaccgaaatgGAGGTAGGACTGCCCCACGAGCGGCAGTTCACCATCGCCTGTGCCATTCTGAAGTTCCGGGAGGTGGGCAAGGGCAAGAGCAAGAAAATAGCTAAGCGGCAGGCTGCCCACCGTATGTGGCAACGACTGCAGGACACCCCGCTGGAAACAAACCAGGTTGTCCAGATGCTTGACGAAGATGGCAACGAGGAGGTAAGTGATTTAATCCATATCGTAACAATAGCGCTAGATTGGTGAATTTCAAGCATAAGGGATAATTTGGATCTAAAATTTTGTATCGAAAATAACTCAGTATCATATAAACTTTGTTAGGGAAAAGATTGAGAAGATCTTTCCTAAAATTGCATttgtgttgtttaaaaaaatgcttttttatatatttgaataaaaaaaataactcgaTTGTAAGCAGAATGCAGAAAAAGACACACAATTTGTAATTTTAGGGAAGATGTTCAAAGTTTGTCTATTTGTCTCTGTAATAATAGCCGGTTTCGCTTTCATACAatattcaaacattgaattttctgcagcccaaaaatatcaaattgtgTGTGGTTTCTTTTTCTGTATTCCAGCTGAAGGGTGTTAACATTATTGGACGGTACAGCGGTCTCAAGGACGCCCGGATTCCAAGTTTGACCACCAGCCACGGGCAGAAAGTTTCGCAGTTCCATAAGAACCTTAAGGCTCGTAGTGGAGAAGCCCTACGTCGGCTACAGGTACGTTCACGTGGTCAATCCTAGCAACACTGCAAAATGAAGTATGAAAATTGTACTCCTATCTGGAAAAATCGTCAGTACACTTTTCGTTTGAACCTACTAAGGAAAATATTCAACCCCAAGTTCGAAAACGTTTAACGAAATACTATTTCTGTTAAATCAGAATCAGGTTTAGAAATcccttttataattttataaatttaatcaccattcgaaataatttcattcaaattctcGGTTTCGAAATTGTATCTAACTTTCGCTTTGGTTTTCAAATCATATTCAGGTTTCAACTACTGATGctggaaacataaaaaatcaagaGTCTCAATGCACCTCCTCAATGTCTCCGATTCCgtcaaaaaagttgaaacttaTGTAAAATAAGTTCACAAACCTTCAATCAATAGAATTTATTCTGTTTcttaaataaagaattaaacTTAAACCTATG
It includes:
- the LOC129746600 gene encoding interferon-inducible double-stranded RNA-dependent protein kinase activator A homolog isoform X1 — translated: MNRIELPEVEELNGIMSEANISDNPPANFPKQRKSGGPGKKTAPVKQQETVPIEEALKTELTGTANTKTPISVLQELLSRRGITPQYDLIQVEGAVHEPTFRYRVSYQDKDAMGTGKSKKEAKHAAAKALIDKLTGISFNETQLGNVNIKSENNTNGDEETSGNPIGWLQEMCMARRWPPPTYETEMEVGLPHERQFTIACAILKFREVGKGKSKKIAKRQAAHRMWQRLQDTPLETNQVVQMLDEDGNEELKGVNIIGRYSGLKDARIPSLTTSHGQKVSQFHKNLKARSGEALRRLQVTCLNDKSVDFVQMLHEIASEQRFEVTYVDIDEKSISGRFQCLVQLSTLPVAVCHGSGHTALDAQAAAARNSLEYLKIMTKT
- the LOC129746600 gene encoding interferon-inducible double-stranded RNA-dependent protein kinase activator A homolog isoform X2 — its product is MNRIELPEVEELNGIMSEANISDNPPANFPKQRKSGGPGKKTAPVKQQETVPIEEALKTELTGTANTKTPISVLQELLSRRGITPQYDLIQVEGAVHEPTFRYRVSYQDKDAMGTGKSKKEAKHAAAKALIDKLTGISFNETQLGNVNIKSENNTNGDEETSGNPIGWLQEMCMARRWPPPTYETEMEVGLPHERQFTIACAILKFREVGKGKSKKIAKRQAAHRMWQRLQDTPLETNQVVQMLDEDGNEEVTCLNDKSVDFVQMLHEIASEQRFEVTYVDIDEKSISGRFQCLVQLSTLPVAVCHGSGHTALDAQAAAARNSLEYLKIMTKT